One segment of Pseudodesulfovibrio sp. 5S69 DNA contains the following:
- a CDS encoding AAA family ATPase, whose amino-acid sequence MIVSFSLENWMSFRNQVTFSMVASRERQHGDRVPKLGKYQTRVLPVAAIYGGNASGKTNFFKALSFAKALVVKGTQPDSLIPVEPFRLDAKVADQPSRFGFELLIDEIIYEFSFAVTRKAVLEEKLVAITSTSEKVLYHRRDGKPNFDDSLAKDQFLQFAFKGTRDNQLFLTNSVSQKVDNFRPVYDWFKDTLELVAPDSRFEPFEQFLDEGHPLYSTMNEMLPQLDTGIAHLGGEEIPFENIPLPEPLKTKLQEDVKEGMTVRLLTEPINERFVVTRKGGELIAKKLVTYHPKADGTEAKFEIRQESDGSQRVIDLLPAFLELSAQVSKKVYVIDEVDRSLHTLLTRRLLEAYLTNCSTETRTQLLLTTHDVLLMDQQLLRRDEMWVAERDATGASNLLSFSEYKDVRYDKDIRKSYLQGRLGGIPRILLGGALTNPCLTEESEGDD is encoded by the coding sequence ATGATAGTCAGTTTCTCACTCGAAAACTGGATGTCCTTCCGCAACCAGGTCACATTTTCGATGGTCGCCAGCAGGGAGCGCCAGCATGGAGACAGGGTTCCCAAGCTCGGCAAGTACCAGACGAGAGTTCTTCCGGTTGCGGCAATTTATGGTGGCAACGCGTCGGGCAAGACCAACTTTTTCAAGGCCCTGAGTTTCGCCAAGGCGCTGGTCGTCAAAGGAACCCAGCCCGACAGCCTGATTCCTGTCGAGCCGTTCCGGCTGGACGCCAAGGTGGCCGATCAGCCGTCACGGTTTGGCTTCGAGTTGCTGATCGACGAGATCATTTACGAGTTCAGCTTCGCGGTGACCCGCAAGGCGGTTCTGGAAGAGAAGCTGGTGGCCATTACGAGCACCAGTGAAAAGGTGCTCTACCACCGTCGGGACGGAAAGCCCAACTTCGATGATTCCCTGGCCAAGGACCAGTTCCTCCAGTTCGCCTTCAAAGGGACCCGGGACAACCAACTCTTTCTGACCAACTCGGTTTCCCAGAAGGTCGACAATTTCCGGCCGGTCTACGACTGGTTCAAGGACACGCTCGAGCTGGTCGCGCCCGATTCCCGCTTCGAGCCTTTCGAGCAGTTCCTCGACGAGGGGCATCCGCTCTACTCGACCATGAACGAGATGCTGCCGCAGCTCGACACCGGCATCGCGCATCTGGGCGGCGAGGAGATCCCTTTCGAGAACATTCCGCTGCCCGAGCCACTGAAGACCAAGCTGCAGGAAGACGTGAAGGAAGGCATGACCGTTCGTCTGCTGACCGAGCCGATCAACGAGCGATTTGTGGTGACCCGCAAAGGTGGTGAACTGATCGCCAAGAAGCTGGTGACCTATCATCCGAAGGCGGACGGCACGGAAGCCAAGTTCGAGATCCGTCAGGAGTCGGACGGCTCACAGCGGGTGATCGATCTACTGCCCGCGTTTCTTGAGCTGTCGGCCCAGGTCTCGAAGAAGGTCTACGTGATCGACGAGGTCGACCGTAGCCTGCACACGCTGCTGACACGCAGATTGCTCGAAGCGTACCTCACCAATTGCTCCACGGAAACCAGAACGCAGTTGCTGTTGACCACCCATGACGTGCTGCTCATGGATCAGCAACTCCTGCGCCGTGACGAGATGTGGGTAGCCGAAAGAGATGCCACCGGAGCTTCGAACCTGCTCTCCTTCAGCGAGTACAAGGATGTCCGATACGACAAGGACATCCGCAAGAGCTACCTGCAGGGGCGACTGGGTGGAATTCCCCGGATTCTCTTGGGAGGCGCTTTGACCAATCCCTGCCTCACCGAGGAAAGTGAGGGGGATGACTGA